A window of the Fulvia fulva chromosome 3, complete sequence genome harbors these coding sequences:
- a CDS encoding Secondary metabolism regulator LAE1, producing MTQIPQAAQPQNDKLARFAGRNFSRFSLEQSIHCLPVDETEEDNFNEVNDIFRQLLGRAVLPRLRLSEIDEPQVLECGFQKAAWVDDILDACPDAWVVGIDIFTGQGNGDDSSEEDEDEDEDRPDFFIKKRWNLNASFRTSGDPDLRPETFHLINSRCLMDGINTGRWESYVRELRSLLKPGGWLQLVEVHMLFQSDSGRSTTYLERWYDYYQSSLTRMGKDPRIGRQLQRLLIDAGFEHITNMVHRLPMGAWLEGKESLGFQARDLVSKLLRSASLWPFLRVQQPPLTPAQYEDLITGAQRELLQDNLKLYLNVYAAYGRRPNRRR from the exons ATGACGCAGATACCGCAAGCAGCGCAGCCGCAGAACGACAAACTTGCCCGGTTCGCTGGTAGAAACTTCTCACGATTCTCCTTGGAACAAAGCATACATTGCTTACCTGTTGACGAG ACCGAGGAGGACAACTTCAACGAAGTGAACGACATTTTCCGCCAACTGCTGGGCCGTGCAGTTTTACCTCGACTGCGACTCAGTGAAATAGATGAGCCGCAAGTGCTTGAGTGTGGTTTCCAGAAAGCTGCTTGGGTAGACGACATACTTGACGCTTGTCCGGATGCTTGG GTTGTCGGTATCGATATCTTCACCGGCCAGGGCAACGGCGACGACTCAAGCGAAGAAGATGAGGACGAAGACGAAGATCGACCCGACTTTTTCATCAAGAAGAGGTGGAACTTGAATGCATCATTTCGAACAAGCGGTGACCCCGACCTTCGACCCGAAACGTTCCATCTCATCAACAGTCGCTGCCTCATGGACGGAATCAACACAGGACGGTGGGAGAGCTATGTTCGAGAGCTGAGGAGCCTGCTCAAGCCTGGCGGCTGGTTGCAACTAGTCGAGGTGCACATGCTGTTCCAGTCTGACAGCGGCCGAAGTACAACGTATCTGGAACGCTGGTATGACTACTACCAAAGCAGTCTGACCAGGATGGGCAAAGATCCGCGCATTGGTCGACAACTCCAGCGCCTGCTCATCGATGCCGGCTTCGAGCATATCACGAATATGGTACACCGCCTGCCTATGGGTGCCTGGCTTGAGG GCAAGGAGAGTCTGGGGTTCCAGGCCCGCGATCTTGTATCCAAGTTATTGCGCTCCGCTTCTCTCTGGCCATTCCTCCGTGTCCAGCAGCCTCCTTTGACGCCAGCACAGTACGAAGACCTGATTACAGGTGCACAACGGGAGCTTTTGCAAGACAACCTCAAGCTGTACTTGAATGT ATATGCGGCCTATGGAAGGCGGCCCAACCGAAGGCGCTGA